The following coding sequences lie in one Capsicum annuum cultivar UCD-10X-F1 chromosome 5, UCD10Xv1.1, whole genome shotgun sequence genomic window:
- the LOC107870137 gene encoding nudix hydrolase 18, mitochondrial isoform X2 codes for MVVQVVVARTGRHLQRYNKGRRQVVGCIPYRYKDNIDLSMGDEDAFEVLLISPQRKGKGLLFPKGGWEKDETIEVAARRETIEEAGVCGDIEGKLGTWYFENKSGDTAYEGHMFPLFVREELNLWPEKDIRERSWMSVREARKLCQQGWMKEALELLVSRLTSQCRRTKMDLFSRINRSSVGHGTILRLGCRAQVLAPPPPPTPAEEA; via the exons ATGGTGGTTCAAGTTGTGGTTGCACGTACTGGTAGACATTTGCAGAGGTATAACAAGGGTCGTCGACAAGTTGTAGG ATGTATACCTTACAGATATAAAGATAATATCGACCTATCCATGGGGGACGAAGATGCATTTGAAGTTCTTCTCATAAGTCCTCAGAGAAAAGGAAAAGGATTGTTGTTCCCAAAG GGAGGTTGGGAAAAGGATGAAACAATTGAAGTTGCAGCAAGGCGCGAgacaattgaagaagctggtgtTTGTGGTGATATTGAG GGAAAACTCGGAACATGGTACTTCGAGAACAAAAGTGGTGACACTGCGTACGAAGGGCATATGTTTCCCTTATTTGTAAGGGAGGAACTAAATTTGTGGCCGGAGAAAGACATCCGCGAAAGATCTTGG ATGAGCGTGCGAGAAGCAAGAAAGCTCTGCCAACAGGGGTGGATGAAAGAAGCGTTGGAGTTGTTAGTTAGTCGCCTCACGTCACAATGTAGGCGGACTAAAATGGACCTGTTTTCAAGAATCAACCGTAGCTCAGTTGGCCATGGAACTATTTTGCGGTTAGGATGCAGGGCTCAAGTACTCGCTCCTCCACCACCACCTACTCCGGCAGAAGAGGCCTAG
- the LOC107870137 gene encoding nudix hydrolase 18, mitochondrial isoform X1, giving the protein MVVQVVVARTGRHLQRYNKGRRQVVGGLLKTASLLHLRLRCIPYRYKDNIDLSMGDEDAFEVLLISPQRKGKGLLFPKGGWEKDETIEVAARRETIEEAGVCGDIEGKLGTWYFENKSGDTAYEGHMFPLFVREELNLWPEKDIRERSWMSVREARKLCQQGWMKEALELLVSRLTSQCRRTKMDLFSRINRSSVGHGTILRLGCRAQVLAPPPPPTPAEEA; this is encoded by the exons ATGGTGGTTCAAGTTGTGGTTGCACGTACTGGTAGACATTTGCAGAGGTATAACAAGGGTCGTCGACAAGTTGTAGG gggtctattgaaaacagcctctctacttcatctgaggttgAG ATGTATACCTTACAGATATAAAGATAATATCGACCTATCCATGGGGGACGAAGATGCATTTGAAGTTCTTCTCATAAGTCCTCAGAGAAAAGGAAAAGGATTGTTGTTCCCAAAG GGAGGTTGGGAAAAGGATGAAACAATTGAAGTTGCAGCAAGGCGCGAgacaattgaagaagctggtgtTTGTGGTGATATTGAG GGAAAACTCGGAACATGGTACTTCGAGAACAAAAGTGGTGACACTGCGTACGAAGGGCATATGTTTCCCTTATTTGTAAGGGAGGAACTAAATTTGTGGCCGGAGAAAGACATCCGCGAAAGATCTTGG ATGAGCGTGCGAGAAGCAAGAAAGCTCTGCCAACAGGGGTGGATGAAAGAAGCGTTGGAGTTGTTAGTTAGTCGCCTCACGTCACAATGTAGGCGGACTAAAATGGACCTGTTTTCAAGAATCAACCGTAGCTCAGTTGGCCATGGAACTATTTTGCGGTTAGGATGCAGGGCTCAAGTACTCGCTCCTCCACCACCACCTACTCCGGCAGAAGAGGCCTAG
- the LOC107870139 gene encoding 15.7 kDa heat shock protein, peroxisomal → MSIFGDPFRRFLLSPTIYRTSYGSNALLDWIESPNAHIFKINVPGYSKEDIKVQVEDGNVLVVKAEDRGGKKDEYHGKDKEIVWHVAERSGGGKGGGDFSREIELPEDVKVDQIKAQVENGVLTIVVPKDATPKPSKVRNINITSKL, encoded by the exons atgTCTATTTTTGGTGATCCATTTAGAAGATTTTTATTGAGTCCAACAATTTATAGAACATCATATGGTTCTAATGCTCTTCTTGATTGGATTGAATCTCCTAATGCTCACATTTTCAAAATTAATGTTCCAG GGTACAGCAAGGAGGACATAAAGGTGCAAGTTGAAGATGGCAATGTGTTGGTGGTGAAGGCGGAGGATCGAGGTGGCAAGAAGGACGAATACCACGGTAAGGACAAGGAGATAGTGTGGCACGTGGCGGAGAGAAGCGGAGGAGGAAAAGGCGGCGGGGATTTCTCGAGGGAAATCGAGTTGCCGGAAGATGTGAAGGTTGATCAAATCAAAGCTCAAGTTGAGAATGGTGTTCTTACTATTGTTGTACCAAAAGATGCAACTCCAAAACCATCTAAAGTTAGGAACATAAATATCACTAGCAAGCTATAA
- the LOC107870138 gene encoding uncharacterized protein LOC107870138 has product MALEWVVLGYAAGAEAIMLLLLTIPGLNPLRNGLITVTRNLLKPFLSIIPFCLFLLMDIYWKYETRPVCESPESCSPSEHLRHQKSIMKSQRNALLIACAIVFYWLLYSVTGLVVKVEQLNKRVEKLKQQD; this is encoded by the coding sequence atgGCATTAGAATGGGTAGTACTCGGCTACGCTGCAGGTGCAGAAGCAATCATGCTCCTTCTCTTAACTATTCCGGGTCTTAACCCGCTTCGTAACGGGTTAATCACTGTGACCCGGAATCTACTCAAACCGTTTCTCTCAATTATCCCCTTTTGTCTCTTTTTACTTATGGATATTTACTGGAAGTACGAGACCCGACCCGTTTGTGAATCGCCCGAATCTTGTTCCCCATCGGAGCATCTACGTCATCAGAAATCGATCATGAAATCTCAGCGTAACGCGCTGTTGATCGCTTGTGCGATTGTGTTTTACTGGCTGTTGTATTCGGTTACTGGACTGGTTGTGAAAGTGGAGCAGTTGAACAAGCGCGTGGAGAAATTGAAGCAGCAGGATTGA
- the LOC107872269 gene encoding transcription factor MYB20, with protein MGRQPCCDKNGVKKGPWSSEEDKKLINFILNNGQCCWRSLPKLAGLLRCGKSCRLRWTNYLRPDVKRGLLSEYEEKMVIDLHAQLGNRWSKIASHLPGRTDNEIKNHWNTHIKKKLKKMGIDPITHKPITSDQPTYDQPIIQQEKQILITPPSQTDLNRQGNENTGICPKNIKTTTIATTTTVAMPSSETNLDRQENKNVGTCPRHIKTTTTTTTVVMPQSETNWDRQKVPLIPPTEILIPYESTTSSTSSFSSQSSNMILEDLKFLPNFDNWQSDFNMEINWTNDDFSSTLDYLLNDDDISDMNNTTISQDWSQVLEV; from the exons atGGGAAGACAACCTTGTTGTGACAAAAATGGTGTGAAAAAAGGTCCATGGTCAAGTGAAGAAGACAAGAAACTCATTAATTTCATCCTTAACAATGGCCAATGTTGTTGGAGATCTCTCCCAAAACTTgcag GTTTATTGAGATGTGGAAAGAGTTGTAGATTGAGATGGACAAATTATCTAAGACCAGATGTAAAAAGGGGACTTTTATcagaatatgaagaaaaaatggTTATTGATCTTCATGCTCAACTTGGCAatag aTGGTCTAAGATCGCGTCTCATCTGCCGGGAAGAACTgataatgaaatcaagaatcacTGGAATACACATATTAAGAAGAAGCTCAAGAAAATGGGGATTGATCCAATCACTCACAAGCCAATTACTAGTGACCAACCAACATATGATCAACCAATCATTcaacaagaaaaacaaatattAATTACGCCTCCGTCTCAAACAGATTTGAATCGTCAAGGGAACGAGAACACTGGGATATGTCCAAAAAATATCAAGAcgacaacaatagcaacaacaacaacagtagcTATGCCTTCGTCTGAGACAAATTTGGATCGTCAAGAAAATAAGAACGTTGGAACATGTCCAAGACATATCAAgacgacgacaacaacaacaacagtagtTATGCCTCAGTCTGAGACAAATTGGGATCGTCAAAAAGTCCCTTTAATTCCACCAACTGAAATTTTAATCCCTTATGAATCAACAACTTCATCAACATCTTCATTTTCCTCACAATCATCCAATATGATCCTTGAAGACTTGAAATTTTTGCCAAATTTTGATAATTGGCAAAGTGATTTCAACATGGAAATTAATTGGACAAATGATGATTTTAGTAGCACTTTGGATTATTTactcaatgatgatgatattagTGACATGAACAACACCACCATTTCCCAAGATTGGTCACAAGTGTTGGAAGTTTGA